From a single Bacteroidota bacterium genomic region:
- a CDS encoding ribonuclease H-like domain-containing protein: MSSLVVIDIETAGVPWESMSEEEQAYLLKNCKTEEEIQAEKDKTGLYPLTGQVVSVALYNPDTGHGQVLVLESGNAETISSADSDGFTYHVHDEKSMISSFWTLVRSFDTVVTFNGRNFDIPFLLFRSMVHGLKPSRNLMPARFQLRDHLDLMEILTFFGSTRRFSLDFYCRRLGIPSPKTSVSGEQVPMLFAAGDLMSIARYNKQDVIATAQLFRMVQSVYL; this comes from the coding sequence ATGAGCTCTTTGGTTGTCATTGATATTGAAACCGCTGGTGTTCCCTGGGAGTCGATGTCAGAAGAGGAACAGGCCTACCTTCTTAAAAATTGTAAAACCGAAGAGGAAATACAGGCAGAGAAGGATAAAACCGGGTTGTATCCGCTGACCGGGCAGGTTGTTTCGGTGGCGCTCTACAATCCCGATACCGGTCATGGTCAGGTTCTTGTTCTTGAATCGGGAAATGCAGAAACCATCAGTTCAGCCGATTCCGATGGATTCACCTACCACGTACATGATGAAAAGTCCATGATTTCCTCGTTCTGGACTTTGGTCCGTTCCTTTGATACGGTGGTCACGTTTAACGGAAGGAATTTTGATATTCCATTTCTTCTGTTCAGGTCAATGGTTCATGGATTGAAACCTAGCCGGAATCTCATGCCTGCACGATTTCAATTGAGGGATCATCTCGATCTCATGGAAATTCTGACCTTTTTCGGATCCACCAGGCGGTTCAGCCTCGATTTTTACTGCCGGCGATTGGGAATTCCCAGCCCGAAAACCTCGGTTTCCGGCGAACAGGTTCCCATGCTGTTCGCTGCAGGTGATCTGATGAGCATTGCACGGTATAACAAACAGGATGTCATTGCCACGGCGCAATTGTTCCGGATGGTACAGTCCGTATATTTATGA
- a CDS encoding acylphosphatase: MITVRWEITGRVQGVGFRYFVRDRAGKFRLTGTVCNCPDGSVEVVVQGLREELDQFRDVIKKGNGLCRVDRLVEYPADYAGPFQTFEIIR, encoded by the coding sequence ATGATCACGGTCAGATGGGAAATAACCGGTCGTGTTCAGGGCGTCGGTTTCCGGTATTTTGTCAGGGACCGGGCTGGGAAATTCAGGCTGACAGGTACAGTTTGTAACTGTCCGGATGGCTCGGTTGAAGTGGTGGTGCAGGGATTGCGTGAGGAACTGGACCAGTTCAGGGACGTCATAAAAAAAGGGAATGGCCTTTGCCGTGTGGATCGGCTGGTAGAATACCCGGCTGATTACGCCGGACCTTTTCAGACTTTTGAAATTATCAGATAA